A single genomic interval of Macaca nemestrina isolate mMacNem1 chromosome 14, mMacNem.hap1, whole genome shotgun sequence harbors:
- the LOC105498907 gene encoding zinc finger protein 658 isoform X2 has protein sequence MNISQASVSFQDVTVEFTQEEWQHLGPVERTLYRDVMLENYSHLISVGYCITKPKVISRLEQGEEPWSLEDEFLNQKHQGYFKVDHIKGIWEKQEKPLWQEIFISDADKTLSKEREKVLEKPSNLEIAPEFSEKLPCKCDSHRINLPIASELIISERKYSRKKAEYMNVCEKLQLDINHEKAHPGQKSYEHGKNAKAYKKDQHWKFQTLEESFECDGSGQGLHDKTICITPESFPTVEKSCKDDEFRKNFDKTTLFNDMRTDTRGKCSDLNEYGTSCDKTTTVEYNKVHMAMTHYECNERGINFSRKSPLTQSQRTITGRSAFESNKCEENFRQSSAHIVHQKTQTGDKFGDYNECTNALYQKLDFTAHQRINTEDKFYLSDEHGKCRKSFYQKGHLIQHQRPHSGEKPYQYEECAKSFCSSSHPIQHPGTYVGFKLYECNECGKAFCQNSNLSKHLRIHTKEKPCDNNGCGRSYKLPLTGHQKTDAEMKLCDGSEYGKTSHLKGHQRILMGEKPYECIECGKTFSKTSHLRAHQRIHTGEKPYECVECEKTFSHKTHLSVHQRVHTGEKPYECNDCGKSFTYNSALRAHQRIHTGEKPYECSDCEKTFAHNSALRAHHRIHTGEKPYECNECGRSFAHISVLKAHQRIHTGEKPYECNECGRSFTYNSALRAHQRIHTGRKPYECSDCEKTFAHNSALKIHQRIHTGEKPYECNECEKTFAHNSALRAHQNIHTGEKLYECNECGKTFFQKTRLSTHRRIHTGEKPYECSKCGKTFSQKSYLSGHERIHTGEKPYECNICGKTFVYKAALIVHQRIHTGEKPYECNECGKTFSQRTHLCAHQRIHTGEKPYECNECGKTFADNSALRAHHRIHTGEKPYECNECGKTFSKTSHLRAHLRTRSGEKPYECNECGKTFSEKSYVSAHQRVHTGEKPYECNVCGKPFAHNSTLRVHQRIHTGEKSYECNDCGKTFSQKSHLSAHQRIHTGEKPYECNECGKAFAQNSTLRVHQRIHTGEKPYECDECGKTFVRKAALRVHHTRMHTREKTLACNGFGKS, from the coding sequence gatattttaaaGTTGATCACATCAAAGGGATctgggaaaaacaagaaaaacctctGTGGCAAGAAATATTCATCAGTGATGCTGACAAAACATTAAGTAAAGAACGAGAGAAAGTTTTAGAAAAACCATCTAATCTGGAAATAGCTCCAGAGTTTTCAGAAAAACTACCCTGTAAATGTGACTCACATAGAATTAATTTGCCAATTGCTTCTGAATTAAttataagtgaaagaaaatattcaagaaagAAGGCTGAATACATGAATGTGTGTGAGAAATTGCAGCTTGATATTAATCATGAGAAAGCTCATCCTGGACAGAAATCTTATGAACATGGTAAAAATGCGAAAGCTTATAAGAAAGATCAGCATTGGAAATTTCAAACTTTGGAGGAATCTTTTGAATGTGATGGATCTGGACAAGGTTTACATGATAAGACAATTTGTATTACACCTGAGAGTTTTCCAACAGTAGAAAAGTCCTGTAAGGATGATGAATTTAGAAAAAACTTTGATAAAACCACTTTATTTAACGACATGAGAACTGACACAAGGGGGAAATGCTCTGATCTTAATGAATATGGGACATCCTGTGACAAAACCACCACTGTTGAATACAATAAAGTTCACATGGCTATGACACATTATGAGTGTAATGAAAGGGGGATTAATTTCAGTAGGAAGTCACCCCTCACTCAGTCTCAGAGAACTATTACAGGACGGAGTGCTTTTGAAAGCaataaatgtgaagaaaattTTAGGCAGAGCTCAGCCCATATAGTACATCAGAAAACACAAACTGGAGATAAATTTGGTGACTATAATGAATGTACAAATGCCCTCTACCAGAAATTAGACTTTACAGCACATCAGAGAATTAACACAGAAGATAAATTCTACCTTTCTGATGAACATGGGAAATGCAGAAAATCCTTTTACCAGAAGGGGCACCTCATTCAGCATCAGAGGCCCCACTCAGGAGAGAAACCTTACCAATATGAAGAATGTGCGAAATCCTTTTGTTCAAGTTCACATCCTATTCAGCATCCTGGAACTTACGTGGGATTCAAACTTtatgaatgtaatgaatgtgggaaagctttctGTCAGAATTCAAACCTCAGTAAACATCTGAGAATTCACACAAAAGAGAAACCTTGTGATAACAATGGCTGTGGGAGATCTTACAAGTTACCCCTCACAGGACACCAGAAAACAGATGcagagatgaaactctgtgatgGCAGTGAATATGGGAAGACATCACATCTCAAAGGACATCAGAGAATTCTCATGggggagaaaccctatgaatgtattGAATGTGGGAAAACTTTCTCCAAGACATCACATCTCAGAgcacatcagagaattcacacaggtgaaaaaccctatgaatgtgtTGAATGTGAGAAAACTTTCTCTCACAAGACACACCTGAGTGTACATCAGAGAGTTCATACGggggagaaaccctatgaatgtaatgaCTGTGGGAAATCTTTTACCTATAACTCAGCCCTGAGAGCACATCAAAGAATTCACACTGGCGAGAAGCCCTATGAATGCAGTGACTGTGAGAAAACTTTTGCCCATAATTCAGCCCTCAGAGCACATCATAGAATTCACACGGGggagaaaccttatgaatgtaatgaatgtggaagGTCTTTTGCCCATATTTCTGTTCTCAAGGCACATCAAAGAATTCACACAggggagaaaccctatgaatgtaatgaatgtgggagaTCTTTCACCTACAATTCAGCCCTGAGAgcacatcagagaattcacacaggtagaaaaccctatgaatgtagtGACTGTGAGAAAACTTTTGCCCATAATTCAGCCCTCAAAatacatcagagaattcacacaggggagaaaccctatgaatgtaatgaatgtgaGAAAACGTTTGCCCATAATTCAGCCCTTAGAGCGCATCAGAATATCCATACGGGGGAGAAACTCTATGagtgtaatgaatgtggaaaaactTTTTTCCAGAAGACACGCCTCAGTACACATCGGAGGATTCACACAggggagaaaccctatgaatgtagcAAGTGTGGAAAAACTTTCTCCCAGAAATCATACCTCAGTGGACATGAGAGAATTCACACAGgggaaaaaccctatgaatgtaacaTATGTGGGAAAACTTTTGTCTATAAGGCAGCCCTCATAGTGCATCAAAGAATTCACACAggggagaaaccctatgaatgtaacgAATGTGGGAAAACTTTCTCCCAAAGAACGCACCTCTGTgcacatcagagaattcatactggggagaagccctatgagtgtaatgaatgtgggaaaacGTTTGCTGATAATTCAGCCCTCAGGGCACATCACAGAATTCACACAggggagaaaccctatgaatgtaatgaatgtgggaagaCTTTCTCCAAGACATCACATCTCAGAGCACATCTTAGAACTCGCTCAggggagaaaccctatgaatgtaatgaatgtgggaaaaccTTCTCTGAGAAGTCATATGTTAGTGCCCATCAGAGAGTTCACACAggggagaaaccctatgaatgtaatgtATGTGGGAAGCCATTTGCCCATAATTCAACCCTCAGAGTACATCAAAGAATTCACACAGGGGAGAAATCCTATGAATGTAATGATTGTGGGAAAACGTTCTCTCAGAAATCACACCTTAGTGCACACCAGAGAATTCACACAGGggagaaaccttatgaatgtaaTGAATGCGGGAAAGCTTTTGCCCAAAATTCAACTCTGAGAGTACACCAGAGAATTCACACAggggagaaaccctatgaatgtgaTGAATGTGGGAAAACTTTTGTCCGTAAGGCAGCTCTCAGAGTACATCACACCAGAATGCATACCAGAGAGAAAACCCTAGCATGTAATGGATTTGGGAAGTCCTGA